A single Bifidobacterium scardovii JCM 12489 = DSM 13734 DNA region contains:
- a CDS encoding polyphenol oxidase family protein, whose protein sequence is MSNERYDDEILDSNEISPTDADGNPIPVTIPIMLAPGVKVVYTTRLGGVSAGGYGNCNLGGKGGDDPSRVLANRTALAKAIGCDMSLISQVHSGVAVDVDELWEPGAEPGTPYGFDASGTPVDGAAATVEADGQVTSRAGLALGMFAADCLPVLMADPAAGVIGAAHCGRRGLERGVIGATVEAMVAKGAAPERIVATLGPCICGDCYEVGGDIADAFDARFPGTFTLSRFGQPGIDIAAAALQELQAAGVPMDSVVASRPRVAAATQYLSEDGELAALCASDGEGPALPERFAAVRHSMCTLENPLWYSHRRAALAGKAHEGRLLALIVRE, encoded by the coding sequence ATGAGCAATGAGCGATACGACGACGAGATCCTGGACAGCAACGAGATCAGCCCGACCGACGCGGACGGCAATCCGATCCCGGTGACCATCCCCATCATGCTGGCCCCCGGCGTCAAGGTCGTCTACACCACGCGCCTCGGCGGCGTGAGCGCCGGCGGCTACGGCAACTGCAACCTCGGAGGCAAGGGCGGCGACGACCCGTCGCGCGTCCTTGCCAACCGCACGGCGCTCGCCAAGGCGATCGGCTGCGACATGTCCCTGATCAGCCAGGTGCATTCCGGCGTCGCCGTGGACGTCGACGAGCTGTGGGAGCCCGGGGCGGAACCCGGCACCCCGTACGGATTCGACGCGTCGGGCACGCCGGTCGACGGCGCCGCGGCCACGGTCGAGGCCGACGGCCAGGTCACCTCGCGCGCCGGCCTCGCGCTCGGCATGTTCGCCGCCGACTGCCTGCCGGTGCTGATGGCCGATCCGGCCGCCGGCGTGATCGGCGCGGCGCACTGCGGCCGCCGCGGGCTGGAGCGGGGCGTGATCGGCGCCACGGTCGAGGCGATGGTCGCCAAAGGCGCGGCTCCCGAACGCATCGTCGCCACGCTCGGGCCGTGCATCTGCGGCGACTGCTATGAGGTCGGCGGCGACATCGCCGACGCGTTCGACGCGCGTTTCCCCGGCACCTTCACGCTGAGCCGTTTCGGACAGCCCGGCATCGACATCGCCGCGGCGGCGCTGCAGGAGCTGCAGGCGGCCGGCGTGCCCATGGACAGCGTCGTCGCCTCCCGCCCGCGCGTGGCCGCGGCAACGCAGTACCTGTCCGAGGACGGCGAACTGGCGGCCCTGTGCGCGTCGGACGGCGAGGGGCCGGCCCTGCCGGAGCGGTTCGCGGCGGTGCGCCACAGCATGTGCACGCTGGAGAATCCGCTCTGGTACTCGCACCGGCGCGCCGCGCTCGCCGGCAAGGCCCACGAAGGCCGCCTGCTCGCGCTGATCGTGCGGGAATAG
- a CDS encoding IspD/TarI family cytidylyltransferase → MSQRESQESTPQNVPVVAVVLAAGFGTRFDPSSPKQLVSVMGKPIVCWSIEAFENNPRVTDTIVVVNPQVRHAVERLIDDAGYPKVRMVIDGGAERVDSTACALDALAAAGIPPIAKVLIHDAVRPFVAQSSIDGCIDALDQFTAATVAYASTDTMLLTEDLGERKVIASVPDRANMFRAQTPQAFRFAVIRRAYELAASDPDFHPTDDTRVVVDYLPDEPVAIVSGSETNMKITTQEDLPIAERIASTL, encoded by the coding sequence ATGAGTCAGAGAGAATCACAGGAATCGACGCCCCAGAACGTGCCGGTTGTGGCGGTGGTGCTCGCCGCGGGCTTCGGCACGCGGTTCGACCCGAGCAGCCCCAAGCAGCTGGTGTCCGTCATGGGCAAGCCGATCGTCTGCTGGAGCATCGAGGCGTTCGAGAACAACCCGCGCGTCACCGACACCATCGTCGTCGTCAACCCCCAGGTCCGCCACGCCGTGGAGCGCCTGATCGACGATGCCGGCTACCCGAAGGTGCGCATGGTGATCGACGGCGGCGCGGAGCGCGTCGACAGCACCGCATGCGCGCTGGACGCGCTCGCTGCGGCGGGCATTCCGCCCATCGCGAAAGTGCTGATCCATGACGCGGTGCGCCCGTTCGTGGCGCAGTCGTCGATCGACGGCTGCATCGACGCGCTCGACCAGTTCACCGCGGCGACCGTGGCGTACGCCTCCACCGACACGATGCTGCTCACCGAGGATCTGGGCGAGCGCAAGGTGATCGCCTCCGTGCCCGACAGGGCGAACATGTTCCGCGCGCAGACGCCCCAGGCGTTCCGCTTCGCCGTGATCCGCCGCGCCTACGAGCTGGCGGCGTCGGACCCGGATTTCCACCCGACCGACGACACCCGCGTGGTGGTCGACTACCTGCCGGACGAGCCGGTCGCGATCGTCTCCGGGTCGGAGACCAACATGAAGATCACCACGCAGGAGGACCTGCCGATCGCAGAACGCATCGCGTCCACGCTGTAG
- a CDS encoding pyroglutamyl-peptidase I yields the protein MQQFNVVISGFERYPGVEVNPAVEVPRALAEQGLGAVAGDFEDPLADVRVNIHAVSLPISFANAWPALRDAIEAARPDIVIATGLKHDARGVMLERCATNLMDAAKPDADNATPRRVPIDPSGPAAYWTRLPLRSILADFTRDGIPSTLSSDAGTFVCNSLFYSLLNWTATQDHVLSGFVSFPPVCEDRKAQRGLPLSQLVAAGRDVVRETVRYHRSPSSGEILIA from the coding sequence ATGCAGCAGTTCAATGTGGTGATCTCCGGTTTCGAGCGGTACCCGGGCGTCGAGGTCAATCCGGCCGTCGAGGTGCCGCGCGCGCTCGCCGAACAGGGGCTGGGCGCCGTGGCCGGCGATTTCGAGGACCCGCTCGCCGATGTGCGGGTCAACATCCATGCGGTGAGCCTGCCGATCAGCTTCGCCAACGCGTGGCCGGCGCTGCGCGACGCCATCGAGGCCGCGCGCCCCGACATCGTCATCGCCACGGGGCTGAAGCACGACGCCCGCGGCGTGATGCTGGAGCGCTGCGCCACGAATCTCATGGACGCGGCGAAGCCGGACGCCGACAACGCGACGCCGCGCCGCGTGCCGATCGACCCGTCCGGGCCGGCCGCGTACTGGACCAGGCTGCCGCTGCGCTCGATCCTCGCCGATTTCACGCGGGACGGCATCCCGTCCACGCTCAGCTCCGACGCCGGCACCTTCGTGTGCAACTCGCTGTTCTACAGCCTGCTCAACTGGACGGCGACGCAGGACCATGTGCTCAGCGGTTTCGTGAGTTTCCCGCCGGTGTGCGAGGACCGCAAGGCGCAGCGCGGTCTGCCGCTGAGCCAGCTGGTGGCGGCCGGCCGCGACGTGGTGCGCGAGACCGTGCGCTACCACCGCAGCCCCTCGTCGGGCGAGATCCTGATCGCGTGA
- a CDS encoding cell division protein codes for MVDRFPIVLRGYDKDKVDEAFSTAQDTLVSLRDQIKQDDDRILQLQAELQEERSKKGNQGNSFASLGANAQQMLASAEQTSTELLARAKQDAASTRSNAQAQAETLINNAKLDAQHIVADATAKAKAATDKANETAQTIITSAQEDAAQLRSETAKTVSEQRQTTELELNNSREEHVKRMSSEKAMQDRKIADMKAEATQQIAAQRKAANEEISRLKSETSDQIEAALAEANKKLADVREQVSKMLTDAQRKAGEITDAATAKAQEITDDAEVRRTQTMSQVNAEVEQIRADIAAQQDEATKKVNELLDHLEERRQAAKQEADELIGQAKTVREDADDYAADKRQAAEAQAAEIVRKAGETAAAQVEERRQAAKAELDELQHHISELQQRESTITQRVSELRAMFSNAFAGFGAFAGAPDAGLPVANAVDGETPRPQEPVEGAAHGGSSDEEEPSGQQSANGDQAE; via the coding sequence ATGGTGGATCGTTTCCCCATCGTGTTGCGCGGATACGACAAGGACAAGGTCGACGAGGCGTTCAGTACGGCGCAGGATACGCTGGTGTCGCTGCGCGACCAGATCAAGCAGGACGATGATCGGATCCTTCAGCTGCAGGCGGAGCTGCAGGAGGAGCGCAGCAAGAAGGGCAATCAGGGCAATTCGTTCGCTTCGCTCGGAGCGAACGCCCAGCAGATGCTCGCCTCCGCGGAGCAGACCAGCACCGAGCTGCTGGCCCGCGCCAAGCAGGACGCGGCGTCCACGCGCTCGAACGCGCAGGCCCAGGCCGAGACGCTGATCAACAACGCGAAGCTGGACGCGCAGCACATCGTCGCTGATGCCACCGCGAAGGCCAAGGCGGCCACCGACAAGGCGAACGAGACCGCGCAGACCATCATCACGTCCGCGCAGGAGGACGCCGCCCAGCTGCGTTCCGAAACCGCCAAGACCGTGTCGGAGCAGCGCCAGACCACCGAGCTGGAGCTGAACAACTCCCGCGAGGAGCACGTCAAGCGCATGTCCTCCGAAAAGGCCATGCAGGATCGCAAGATCGCCGACATGAAGGCCGAGGCCACCCAGCAGATCGCCGCGCAGCGCAAGGCCGCCAACGAGGAGATCTCCCGTCTCAAGAGCGAGACCAGCGACCAGATCGAGGCCGCGCTGGCCGAGGCGAACAAGAAGCTGGCCGACGTGCGCGAGCAGGTGTCCAAGATGCTCACCGACGCGCAGCGCAAGGCCGGCGAGATCACCGACGCCGCCACCGCGAAGGCGCAGGAGATCACCGACGACGCGGAAGTGCGCCGCACGCAGACCATGAGCCAGGTGAACGCCGAGGTCGAGCAGATCCGCGCCGACATCGCCGCCCAGCAGGACGAGGCCACGAAGAAGGTCAACGAGCTGCTCGACCATCTCGAGGAGCGCCGCCAGGCCGCCAAGCAGGAGGCCGACGAGCTGATCGGCCAGGCCAAGACCGTGCGCGAGGACGCCGACGACTATGCGGCCGACAAGCGCCAGGCCGCCGAGGCCCAGGCCGCCGAGATCGTGCGCAAGGCCGGCGAGACCGCCGCGGCGCAGGTCGAGGAGCGCCGCCAGGCCGCCAAGGCGGAACTGGACGAGCTGCAGCACCACATCAGCGAGCTGCAGCAGCGCGAATCGACGATCACGCAGCGCGTGTCCGAGCTGCGCGCGATGTTCTCCAACGCGTTCGCCGGCTTCGGCGCGTTCGCCGGCGCGCCCGATGCGGGGCTCCCGGTGGCCAACGCGGTCGACGGCGAGACCCCCCGGCCGCAGGAGCCCGTGGAAGGCGCCGCGCACGGCGGTTCGTCCGACGAGGAGGAGCCCTCGGGCCAGCAGTCCGCGAATGGCGATCAGGCCGAGTAG
- a CDS encoding C1 family peptidase encodes MSDITTLEPQALASLREQFDASDANRLAMNAVTAAGIDKVARNYDRARLLQRRFSTTVDNGEVTHQDRSGRCWLFSSLNVARFVAKQNMGLKEFEFSQNYAMYYDKLERVNYFLKDVAALVEAGESADSRLVQHLLADVMGDGGQWTMAMNVYKKYGAVPKDLFPETESSKDTGRMNTQLRRMLHTAVAHLYAAAGDPAKTEQVIAEATAAGHRILTIHLGEPPVSFDWEWTDKDGEFHRDGEITPVEFWKKYVGSADLESYVCLVDDPRAEHAKGKKIGIEHLGNVAGGDATEYLNVPNQFMKDCVRTILQEQGIPVWFGADCGPFMDRESGAWATDLFEYGKVYDVDFDLDKEARVRFGDSAMNHAMAFVGVDVADDGTTTRRWRVENSWGDKIADKGYFTMSDDWFTEYVYEVAVPKAMLPAEYQAALEEPATMLPAWDPMGALA; translated from the coding sequence ATGAGCGACATCACCACGCTGGAACCGCAGGCCCTTGCCTCGCTGCGCGAGCAGTTCGATGCGAGCGACGCCAACCGTCTTGCCATGAACGCCGTTACGGCGGCCGGCATCGACAAGGTGGCCCGCAACTATGACCGCGCGCGCCTGCTGCAGCGCCGATTCTCCACCACCGTCGACAACGGCGAGGTGACCCATCAGGACCGTTCCGGCCGTTGCTGGCTGTTCAGTTCGCTGAACGTCGCCCGCTTCGTCGCCAAGCAGAACATGGGTCTCAAGGAGTTCGAGTTCTCCCAGAACTACGCGATGTACTACGACAAGCTGGAGCGCGTCAACTACTTCCTCAAGGACGTGGCCGCGCTGGTCGAGGCCGGCGAGTCCGCCGACTCCCGCCTGGTGCAGCACCTGCTCGCCGACGTGATGGGCGACGGCGGCCAGTGGACGATGGCGATGAACGTCTACAAGAAGTACGGCGCCGTGCCGAAGGACCTGTTCCCGGAGACCGAGTCGTCCAAGGACACCGGCCGCATGAACACGCAGCTGCGCCGCATGCTGCACACCGCCGTGGCGCACCTGTACGCCGCAGCCGGCGATCCGGCCAAGACCGAGCAGGTCATCGCCGAGGCCACCGCCGCCGGCCACCGCATCCTGACGATCCACCTTGGCGAGCCGCCGGTCTCCTTCGACTGGGAGTGGACCGACAAGGACGGCGAGTTCCACCGCGACGGCGAGATCACGCCGGTCGAGTTCTGGAAGAAGTACGTTGGCTCCGCCGACCTCGAGAGCTACGTCTGCCTCGTGGACGACCCGCGCGCCGAGCACGCCAAGGGCAAGAAGATCGGCATCGAGCACTTGGGCAACGTGGCCGGCGGCGACGCCACCGAGTACCTCAACGTGCCGAACCAGTTCATGAAGGACTGCGTGCGCACGATCCTGCAGGAGCAGGGCATTCCGGTGTGGTTCGGCGCGGACTGCGGCCCGTTCATGGACCGCGAGTCCGGTGCCTGGGCCACCGACCTGTTCGAGTACGGCAAGGTCTACGACGTGGACTTCGATCTGGACAAGGAAGCGCGCGTGCGCTTCGGCGATTCCGCGATGAACCACGCGATGGCGTTCGTCGGCGTGGACGTCGCCGATGACGGCACCACCACCCGCCGCTGGCGCGTGGAGAACTCCTGGGGCGACAAGATCGCCGACAAGGGCTACTTCACGATGAGCGACGACTGGTTCACCGAGTACGTCTACGAGGTCGCCGTCCCCAAGGCGATGCTCCCCGCCGAGTACCAGGCCGCCCTCGAAGAGCCCGCCACCATGCTCCCGGCATGGGATCCGATGGGCGCTTTGGCCTGA
- a CDS encoding LacI family DNA-binding transcriptional regulator codes for MDSGGAHKLKVSELAKLAGVSPATVSKVINGRSGISEETRAAVEAILKQHGYSRPLVSTKVSPTIELVVEYIEHNGTMELIRYASHWAQQAGLAITVTQTDHGNATESCLRGIIDRNPLGVIMQQLGGLDDEIKGLLRSRGIPLVVIDPIIPVDDDVMGVSIDNWSAGYQAAQHLIDLGHTRIGVIRGLPTAQSSVARYGGMLAAFDHAALPLQPQLEAEGDYLPERGYAAACTLLDLDPGLRPTAILACNDLTAVSIYRAARERGIDLPSQLSVIGFDDVYPAQYLKPSLTTIHQPFDEIGRRAVQLILDTRENRPTDRHVILPAHLVRRESTVAAAGANGEA; via the coding sequence ATGGACAGCGGCGGCGCACACAAGCTCAAGGTCAGCGAACTGGCGAAACTGGCCGGGGTCTCCCCCGCCACCGTGTCGAAGGTCATCAACGGGCGTTCCGGCATCTCCGAGGAAACGCGGGCCGCGGTCGAGGCGATCCTCAAGCAGCACGGCTATTCGAGGCCGCTGGTCAGCACGAAAGTTTCCCCGACCATCGAGCTGGTGGTCGAGTACATCGAACACAACGGCACGATGGAACTCATCAGATACGCCTCACACTGGGCGCAGCAGGCCGGGCTGGCGATCACCGTGACGCAGACCGACCACGGCAACGCCACCGAAAGCTGCCTGCGCGGCATCATCGACCGCAACCCGCTCGGCGTGATCATGCAGCAGCTCGGCGGGCTCGACGACGAGATCAAGGGGCTGCTCAGATCACGCGGGATCCCGCTGGTCGTCATCGACCCGATCATCCCGGTCGACGACGACGTGATGGGGGTGTCGATCGACAACTGGTCGGCGGGATACCAGGCGGCGCAGCATCTGATCGATCTCGGCCACACGCGCATCGGCGTGATCCGCGGGCTGCCGACGGCGCAGTCGTCGGTGGCGCGCTACGGCGGCATGCTCGCCGCGTTCGACCATGCCGCCCTCCCCCTGCAGCCGCAGCTGGAGGCGGAGGGCGATTATCTGCCGGAGCGCGGGTACGCGGCGGCCTGTACGCTGCTGGATTTGGACCCCGGCCTGCGCCCGACGGCGATTCTGGCCTGCAACGACCTGACGGCGGTGAGCATATACCGCGCGGCCCGGGAGCGCGGCATCGACCTGCCGTCGCAACTGTCCGTCATCGGCTTCGACGACGTCTACCCGGCGCAATACCTCAAGCCGTCGCTGACGACGATCCACCAGCCGTTCGACGAGATCGGCAGGCGCGCCGTGCAGCTGATCCTCGACACGCGCGAGAACCGGCCGACCGACCGCCACGTGATCCTGCCCGCGCATCTGGTCCGCAGGGAGAGCACGGTGGCGGCTGCGGGGGCGAACGGCGAGGCGTGA
- a CDS encoding enolase C-terminal domain-like protein — protein MSVITAVKTFDFRFPTSMTLSGSDAMNPDPDYSSAYVEVHTDADDGITGVGFVFTIGRGNDVVCKAVESMGQALVGRNVEELLGDMKRAWDLFVHDSQLRWLGPEKGVEHMAIGAVLSALWDIKAKRAGKPLWRLLADMEPEELVATLDFRYMSDALTPDEAVAILKAGRQGKEERIAHLLEHGYPGYSTAPGWLGYSDEKMVALAKEETQVKGFRQIKLKVGRNLDDDLRRLALAREAIGPDVRLAVDANQVWDVPAAIAWINRFHDFDLAWVEEPTSPDDVIGHATIARAINPIPVATGEQMQSRIMFKQYLQANAFGIMQIDATRVAGPQEIVLEYLLARKFGKPVCPHAGGVGLCEAVCHFAMFDYVAVSGTTEGRMIEYVDNQHEHFVHPTEIRNGNYVAPTAPGNGTDMTIETAERYLHRG, from the coding sequence ATGAGCGTGATCACCGCAGTGAAGACCTTCGACTTTCGTTTCCCCACATCGATGACGCTGTCCGGATCGGACGCGATGAACCCCGACCCGGACTATTCGTCCGCCTACGTCGAGGTGCATACCGACGCCGACGACGGCATCACGGGCGTCGGGTTCGTGTTCACGATCGGCCGCGGCAACGACGTGGTGTGCAAGGCAGTCGAATCGATGGGCCAGGCGCTGGTCGGCCGCAACGTCGAGGAGCTGCTCGGCGACATGAAGCGCGCGTGGGACCTGTTCGTGCACGATTCCCAGCTGCGCTGGCTCGGCCCCGAAAAGGGCGTCGAGCACATGGCGATCGGCGCCGTGCTGTCGGCCCTGTGGGACATCAAAGCCAAGCGCGCCGGCAAGCCGCTGTGGCGCCTGCTCGCCGACATGGAGCCCGAGGAGCTTGTCGCCACGCTCGACTTCCGCTATATGAGCGACGCGCTCACCCCGGACGAGGCCGTCGCGATCCTCAAGGCCGGGCGGCAAGGCAAGGAGGAGCGCATCGCCCACCTGCTCGAGCACGGTTATCCGGGCTATTCGACCGCGCCCGGATGGCTGGGCTACTCGGACGAGAAGATGGTGGCGCTCGCCAAGGAGGAGACGCAGGTCAAGGGCTTCAGGCAGATCAAGCTCAAGGTCGGCCGCAACCTCGACGACGACCTGCGCCGGCTCGCTCTGGCGCGCGAGGCCATCGGCCCCGACGTGCGCCTGGCCGTCGACGCGAACCAGGTGTGGGACGTGCCGGCCGCGATCGCGTGGATCAACCGGTTCCACGACTTCGACCTCGCTTGGGTCGAGGAGCCGACCAGCCCGGACGACGTGATCGGGCACGCGACCATCGCCCGGGCGATCAACCCGATCCCGGTCGCCACCGGCGAGCAGATGCAGAGCCGCATCATGTTCAAGCAGTACCTGCAGGCCAACGCCTTCGGCATCATGCAGATCGACGCCACGCGCGTGGCCGGGCCGCAGGAGATCGTGCTCGAGTACCTGCTGGCCAGGAAGTTCGGCAAGCCGGTGTGCCCGCACGCCGGCGGCGTCGGGCTGTGCGAGGCGGTCTGCCATTTCGCCATGTTCGACTACGTCGCCGTGTCCGGCACCACGGAAGGCCGCATGATCGAATATGTCGATAATCAGCATGAACATTTCGTCCATCCGACCGAAATCAGGAACGGCAACTACGTGGCGCCGACCGCGCCGGGCAACGGCACCGACATGACGATCGAGACCGCGGAACGGTATCTGCACCGCGGCTGA
- a CDS encoding SDR family oxidoreductase, translating into MDLHLDGKVIIITGGFKGIGKGIALQVAREGAIPVVINRSDDAQGQFARDIGRYAETYDTHLLDLNDTDGIAPIVEETYRKYGHIDGIVNNAGVNDNKDLETTDWRDFERSIHGNLTHYYELVHASVGHLKESRGAIVNISSKTALTGQGKTSAYAAAKGAILGLTREWAAALAPSGVRVNAIVVAECWTPLYAKWIRSFGDEAAQRERLSEITDRIPLEHRMTTVEEIGDTAAFLLSDRASHTTGQWIFPDGGYVHLDRALT; encoded by the coding sequence ATGGATTTGCATCTGGACGGCAAGGTCATCATCATCACCGGCGGGTTCAAGGGCATCGGCAAGGGCATCGCGCTCCAGGTGGCTCGGGAGGGGGCCATCCCGGTGGTCATCAACCGCTCCGACGATGCGCAGGGGCAGTTCGCCCGCGACATCGGGCGGTACGCCGAAACGTACGACACGCACCTGCTCGATCTGAACGACACCGACGGCATCGCGCCGATCGTCGAGGAGACCTACCGCAAGTACGGCCATATCGACGGCATCGTCAACAACGCCGGAGTCAACGACAACAAGGATCTCGAAACCACCGACTGGCGCGATTTCGAGCGGTCGATCCACGGCAACCTGACCCACTACTACGAGCTCGTGCACGCGTCGGTCGGCCATCTCAAGGAGAGCCGCGGCGCGATCGTCAACATCTCCTCCAAAACCGCGCTGACCGGCCAAGGCAAGACCAGCGCCTACGCGGCGGCCAAGGGCGCGATCCTCGGGCTGACCCGCGAGTGGGCCGCCGCGCTGGCGCCCAGCGGCGTGCGCGTCAACGCCATCGTCGTCGCCGAGTGTTGGACCCCGCTGTACGCCAAGTGGATCAGGAGCTTCGGCGACGAGGCCGCCCAGCGCGAGCGCCTGAGCGAGATCACCGACCGCATCCCGCTCGAGCACCGCATGACCACCGTCGAGGAGATCGGCGACACCGCCGCGTTCCTGCTCTCCGACCGGGCCTCGCACACCACCGGCCAGTGGATCTTCCCGGACGGCGGCTACGTCCATCTCGACCGCGCGCTGACCTGA
- a CDS encoding amidohydrolase family protein, with product MTLRIIDSHVHVWDPAVQRLPWLDGLPRLRKRYTIDDLAAAYDQLGVDFRGAVYVEVDAADPGLENRLIAANPSPLILKRMLRARLSAGMPLPDAADGIREPLHIGSQPRGRCRERDFIEGLELLAARGMPFELCNRAGELPDMVGVFREVPEVTVIIDHMGNVPGPDDASKRALADMAELPNAYVKISGDDPVDPDVVAYVRAVFDPKKLLYASNWPVVGLNSTLADHLRLMRELFGDDEDFFLGNARRAYGIDAVPPERGAD from the coding sequence ATGACACTGCGCATCATCGACTCGCACGTCCACGTCTGGGACCCGGCGGTGCAGCGGCTGCCGTGGCTCGATGGCCTGCCACGGCTGCGAAAACGCTACACGATCGACGATCTGGCCGCCGCCTACGATCAGCTCGGCGTCGACTTCCGCGGCGCGGTGTACGTGGAGGTCGACGCGGCCGACCCCGGGCTCGAGAACCGGCTGATTGCGGCCAACCCCTCCCCGCTGATCCTCAAGCGCATGCTGCGCGCGCGGCTGTCGGCCGGCATGCCGCTGCCCGACGCCGCCGACGGCATCCGCGAGCCCCTGCACATCGGTTCGCAGCCGCGGGGGCGGTGCCGCGAGCGGGACTTCATCGAAGGCCTCGAGCTGCTCGCCGCGCGCGGCATGCCGTTCGAATTGTGCAACCGCGCCGGCGAGCTGCCCGACATGGTCGGCGTGTTCCGGGAGGTGCCCGAGGTCACGGTAATCATCGACCACATGGGCAACGTGCCGGGGCCGGACGACGCATCGAAGCGCGCGCTCGCGGATATGGCCGAGCTGCCGAACGCGTACGTCAAGATCTCCGGTGACGACCCGGTCGACCCCGATGTCGTCGCGTACGTGCGCGCGGTGTTCGATCCGAAGAAGCTGCTGTACGCCTCCAACTGGCCGGTCGTCGGCCTGAATTCCACGCTCGCCGACCACCTGCGGCTCATGCGCGAGCTGTTCGGCGACGACGAGGACTTCTTCCTCGGCAACGCGCGCCGCGCCTACGGCATCGATGCGGTGCCGCCGGAGCGCGGCGCCGACTGA
- a CDS encoding dihydrodipicolinate synthase family protein produces the protein MTNHSLPTSTDDSANGAEPYFSGVICPSITVTADDGSIDYELWGRHLDHLIEAGVNGVLLFGSIGEFYAFPLEVKERAVEFAVRHVAGRIKVFAGVGDTDLGKVVDFARCAEAAGVDGLVVVSPYYFGPSEQAAKRFFGAVASASDLPVILYNFPARTGSDLSPELVAELAAEHPTIVGIKDTVDTISHTRRIIRAVHRVNPRFAVFSGFDEYYLVNRVSGGAGVICGLTNVEPETFGLMHRAYESGAYAVAIEAARRVSHLMALYDVSDLFIAAIKGAVAAKGLPISTLIREPAVQLTEDQHARIRELLA, from the coding sequence ATGACCAACCACTCACTGCCGACTTCGACGGACGACTCCGCGAACGGCGCGGAACCGTACTTCTCCGGCGTGATCTGCCCCTCCATCACCGTCACGGCGGACGACGGCTCCATCGACTACGAGCTGTGGGGCCGCCACCTCGACCACCTGATCGAGGCCGGCGTCAACGGCGTGCTGCTGTTCGGCAGTATCGGCGAATTCTACGCGTTCCCGCTCGAGGTCAAGGAGCGGGCGGTGGAATTCGCCGTGCGGCACGTCGCCGGGCGCATCAAGGTGTTCGCCGGCGTCGGCGACACGGATCTCGGCAAGGTCGTGGACTTCGCCCGTTGCGCGGAGGCGGCCGGCGTGGACGGTCTGGTCGTCGTCTCCCCGTACTACTTCGGCCCGTCCGAACAGGCCGCGAAGCGTTTCTTCGGCGCGGTCGCCTCGGCGAGCGACCTGCCGGTGATCCTCTACAATTTCCCGGCGCGCACCGGCTCCGACCTGAGCCCCGAGCTGGTCGCCGAACTCGCGGCCGAGCATCCGACCATCGTCGGCATCAAGGACACCGTCGACACGATCAGCCATACGCGCCGGATCATCCGCGCCGTGCACCGGGTCAACCCGCGCTTCGCCGTGTTCTCCGGATTCGACGAATACTATCTGGTCAACCGCGTGTCCGGAGGTGCCGGCGTGATCTGCGGCCTGACCAACGTCGAGCCGGAGACCTTCGGCCTGATGCACCGGGCCTACGAATCGGGCGCCTATGCGGTGGCCATCGAGGCCGCGCGGCGCGTCAGCCACCTGATGGCGCTGTACGACGTGTCCGACCTGTTCATCGCCGCGATCAAGGGCGCGGTCGCCGCCAAGGGGCTGCCGATCTCCACGCTGATCCGCGAGCCGGCCGTGCAGCTCACCGAGGATCAGCACGCGCGCATACGCGAGCTGCTCGCCTGA